Proteins from one Hemitrygon akajei unplaced genomic scaffold, sHemAka1.3 Scf000047, whole genome shotgun sequence genomic window:
- the LOC140720776 gene encoding NACHT, LRR and PYD domains-containing protein 3-like isoform X2, whose protein sequence is MDTDLNSAISAFLTNCDEHQLFQLTRFYMERLEQAIEEGVEGVGFMLTHDHHFNEREYHSVTDLAEKGKRAGASKLLLDLVMEKGSGARRVMWESFVKLHHHLPKLSRILNEIRERGDGQFAYMDTERGISEVPPHLEDVRRKHKETLWAETEKLRVNTILMREKVKVFQLVNRYAELTVISTVRDRTLVEHELLARGRDHEEWRQKHLQRELEKLRTDQLFEKSFVQKLKRYFFGNKSGMSAAVAGVPGIGKTTMVQKIVYDWATGKIYQQFQFVFSFKFRDLNSINCRINLKELILHQYPYFGNILGEVWKHTEGLLFIFDGLDEFKDKINFVDGQRDTESQYTDPEFKCNVSDIVYSLIQGKLLPGCSVLVTTRPTALHLLEKADISVWAEILGFVGEERKEYFIRYFEDQTVAEAVFKHVKENEILYTMSYNPSCCWILALALGPFFTQTVRDPQRVPKTITQLYSYYIYNILKNHGREIENPRDVFHRVGQMAFRGVSEKKIVFTDGDLIKFSLQPSQFLSGFLMELLEREDSARSVVYTFPHLTIQEFVAAVAQFLNPHPGDILKFLTEVHSTTDGRFEVFLRFVAGLSSPMTARGLEEFLGPFPNETTCRVIDWVKEEVKRQIGNTWSEAGRRSLLNTLHYLFESQNRGLAQAALGSLEKLSFSYITLTPIDCVVLSHVIGLCDTIKHLNLGNCHIQCEGIQRLGPGLHKCQELRLGENDLGDSGVKLVSVALRNPECKIQKLC, encoded by the exons atggacacag ATCTGAACTCCGCCATCTCCGCCTTCCTGACAAATTGTGACGAACACCAACTGTTCCAGTTGACGAGATTCTACATGGAgcgactggagcaggcgattgaggagggtgtggagggagtcggTTTCATGTTAACTCATGATCATCATTTCAATGAGCGAGAGTATCAC agcgtgactgacctcgcggagaagggaaaacgagcgggcgcttccaaactcctcctggatctggtgatggagaagggctccggggcccggagggtgatgtgggaatcctttgtgaaactacatcaccatttaccgaagctgagcagaatattgaatgaaatacgggaacgag gtgACGGCCAATTCGCCTACATGGACACCGAGCGGGGTATATCTGAAGTGCCCCCGCATCTGGAAG ATGTTCGaaggaaacacaaggagactctgtgGGCAGAAACTGaaaaactgagagtgaacacgatcctgatgagggagaaggtgaaggttttccagctggttaatcgatacgctgagctcacggtcatttctactgttcgagatcggacactggtggaacatgagctgctggcaagaggcagagaccacgaggagtggagacagaaacatctcCAGAGAGAACTGGAAAAACtccggactgatcagttattcGAGAAGAGCTTTGTTCAAAAATTGAAAAGATATTTCTTTGGAAACAAATCCGGGATGtccgcagcagtggccggagtcccggggatcgggaaaacaacaatggtacagaagattgtttatgactgggccacggggaaaatataccaacagttccagtttgtcttcagtttcaaattccgggatttaaactccattaactgcagaataaacctgaaagaactgattctgcatcAGTATccctactttgggaatatcctgggaGAGGTCTGGAAACACACAGAGGGactgctgtttatattcgatggatTGGATGAATTCAAGGACAAAATCAACTTTGTTGATGGTCAGAGAGACACAGAATCACAgtacacagatcctgaattcaagtgcaacgTGTCAGACATTGTGtatagtttaatccagggcaagctgctcccagggtgttcagtgctggtgaccacccgccccactgcgttacatttattggaaaaggcagacatcagtgtctgggctgaaatcctgggatttgttggtgaggaacggaaggaatatttcatcaggtattttgaagatcagacggtggcagaagctgttttcaaacacgtgaaggaaaacgagatcctgtacaccatgagctacaacccctcctgctgctggatcctcgctctggcactgggccccttcttcacacaaacagtccgggacccgcagcgagttcccaagaccatcacccaactgtactcctactatatttacaacatcctgaaaaaccacggccgtgagattgagaaccctcGTGATGTGTTTcacagggttggtcagatggcgttcagaggagtgtccgagaagaagattgtgtttacagatggagatttgatcaagttcaGTCTGCAGCCTTcacagttcctgtccgggttcctgatggagcttttggagagagaagattctgcccggagcgtggtgtacacattcccacacctcaccatccaagagtttgtagctgcagtcgcacaattcctgaatccacatcccggggatatcctgaaattccttacAGAAGTCCAcagcacgacagatgggcgatttgaggtattcctccgttttgttgctggtctctcctccccaatgacagctcggggcctggaggagtttctgggtccatttcctaatgaaacaacctgccgtgtgattgactgggtgaaggaggaggttaaacggcAGATTGGAAACacatggagtgaagctggtagaaggagcctcctgaacacattgcactacctgtttgagtctcagaatcgtggactggctcaggccgcactgggatctttGGAAAAACTTTCATTCAGTTACAtcacactgaccccgattgactgcgtggtcctgtctcatgtcatcggactttgtgatacaataaaacacctcaacctggggaactgccacattcagtgtgaaggaatccagcggctgggacccgggctgcacaagtgccaggagttgag